One Cryptosporidium parvum Iowa II chromosome 5, whole genome shotgun sequence DNA segment encodes these proteins:
- a CDS encoding DNAj protein with possible transmembrane domain within C-terminal region, whose protein sequence is MDSNKEEADRCVMLAKKAIHGGDLDKAKRLLEKANRMYPSQTITEMLINLKSCGSSTPEAQHNHHQTHHTHHHSHKASSPKNMHNHSSKGKKRNEDDDSRNSHSARSNFSSGSASESSESMCKRILKAKNFYDTLGVPKDADDAAIKKAYKKLALQLHPDKCKAPSAEEAFKRIALAFQTLSDAEKRKNYDTFGEDGPPMHSASGDVRYYQYHQGDGFLTPEDLFRMFFGGMPAEVSFNRQRFPNRSGHSRSHNRTYTTNMNSGGATSDGLHTGPIWQKIAGIIQILPVLLMLFLAIMGNFMPTLFPEDKPIYSFNRTREYSKQRWTGIHNVGFYTNPKANFDSKFPPNSSKLHELEVKIEIIHFTRECSVEERTILQDIAYAKYYQSKSKLKEIQNRSKPNCDKLKWLRDKYPSIYRQTMRN, encoded by the coding sequence ATGGATAGCAATAAAGAAGAGGCCGATAGATGTGTAATGTTAGCTAAGAAAGCTATTCATGGAGGGGACCTAGATAAGGCTAAAAGGTTATTGGAAAAGGCTAATAGAATGTATCCCAGCCAAACAATAACAGAGATGCTCATTAATCTAAAATCTTGTGGTTCAAGTACTCCAGAAGCACAACATAATCATCACCAGACTCATCATACCCATCACCATAGTCATAAAGCATCATCTCCAAAAAATATGCATAACCACTCATCTAAAGGAAAGAAGCGAAATGAGGACGATGATTCTCGTAATTCACATTCAGCAAGATCAAATTTTAGTTCAGGTTCTGCATCAGAGAGCTCAGAAAGTATGTGTAAACGTATCTTAAAAGCAAAAAACTTTTATGACACTTTAGGAGTACCAAAAGATGCAGATGATGCTGCAATTAAGAAAGCATATAAGAAATTAGCACTACAACTCCATCCTGATAAATGTAAGGCTCCAAGTGCAGAAGAAGCATTCAAAAGAATTGCTCTAGCATTCCAGACTTTGTCTGATGCAGAGAAACGTAAGAACTATGATACTTTTGGAGAAGATGGACCGCCAATGCATTCAGCTTCTGGTGATGTTAGGtattatcaatatcatCAAGGTGATGGGTTCCTTACACCTGAAGATTTATTTAGGATGTTTTTTGGAGGTATGCCTGCAGAAGTATCATTTAATAGACAAAGATTTCCAAATAGAAGTGGACACTCAAGATCTCACAATAGAACTTATACAACAAATATGAATTCAGGAGGAGCAACATCTGATGGATTACATACAGGACCAATATGGCAAAAAATAGCAGgtattattcaaatacttCCAGTCTTATTAATGCTATTTTTGGCCATTATGGGTAACTTTATGCCAACTTTGTTTCCTGAAGATAAACCAATTTACAGCTTTAATAGGACTAGAGAATACAGCAAACAAAGATGGACAGGAATACACAATGTTGGATTTTACACAAATCCTAAGGCAAACTTCGATTCAAAGTTTCCACCAAACTCTTCGAAACTGCATGAGCTGGAAGTTAAGATAGAGATTATTCACTTTACTAGAGAATGTAGTGTAGAAGAAAGAACTATATTGCAGGATATTGCCTATGCAAAGTACTATCAAAGtaaaagtaaattaaaagaaatccAAAATAGAAGTAAACCTAATTGTGATAAACTTAAATGGCTTAGAGACAAGTATCCAAGCATTTATAGACAAACTATGAGGAATTAA
- a CDS encoding nascent polypeptide associated complex alpha chain with an NAC domain gives MVGEQEPKIVEIHDDQISSGESSEDEDLNSGKTEGVRPRHNKGEKKNRKLVQKLGLKPLPDFEKVVVRGARGLSFQIVNPEVYCVPGTKSYIVFGDAKLEDRNTASQAAALANATSQLEQKLAAMKTQDDDASKNNPTTSSSKDDAADEEDVDETGVDSANIDLVINQTGCSRAKAVKALKSNNNDVVEAILSLSP, from the coding sequence ATGGTAGGAGAACAGGAACCAAAGATTGTGGAGATACATGATGACCAAATTAGCAGTGGAGAGTCATCAGAAGATGAAGACTTAAACTCAGGAAAGACCGAGGGTGTTCGTCCAAGACATAACAAGGgtgaaaagaaaaatagaAAGTTGGTTCAAAAATTGGGGCTTAAACCATTGCCAGACTTTGAGAAGGTTGTTGTGAGAGGAGCTAGAGGTCTCTCTTTTCAAATTGTTAATCCTGAGGTATACTGTGTCCCAGGAACAAAGAGTTACATTGTATTTGGAGATGCAAAATTAGAGGATCGTAACACAGCATCCCAAGCTGCTGCCTTGGCAAATGCTACTTCACAATTAGAGCAAAAGCTTGCTGCTATGAAGACACAAGATGATGATGcatcaaaaaataatcctACCACTTCCAGTAGTAAAGACGATGCTGctgatgaagaagatgtTGATGAAACTGGAGTAGATTCTGCCAATATTGATTTGGTAATTAATCAGACAGGATGCTCGAGAGCAAAGGCTGTTAAGGCACttaaatctaataataatgatgtGGTTGAAGCCATTTTGTCTCTCTCTCCTTAA
- a CDS encoding nucleotidase (5'-nucleotidase/2'-cyclic phosphodiesterase) of the calcineurin superfamily, protein MADQDPLSPLSNTESESAPNERFSNRIAHEENRKNLEKMYTNFSNIVGKGTPIQNMQRCISIGLTGETFYDYDSPFGPEDDICILHFNDVYNIEEDVNGTGGVARFVEALKSFRSLNPLLLFSGDVFNPSIMSVTTKGRHMVPFLNMMRVHTACFGNHDFDFGVDHLEYLAGSCNFQWILSNVYDAYTGEPLANARTYRLFEWQGRRIGIMGLVEKDWLKTLPTISEEDVIYKDFVEEANRISKILREKDAELIIALTHMRAPNDELLAKGADDIDLILGGHDHEYYGVKEIGNSVVAKSGTDFRDLTMIVIKPGKHCLVCPNSDSKLHLESCRYSSFSLDQPQNIYEERLIPNNKDGGDIYLRRFSGGSIMTWSYIDISTFNPNRHVTKMVNKYLRDLATQMDKIIGECAVRLETRFSVIRTSETNAGNWLTDIMRSAAKTEIALINSGTIRSDCVFNIGPVRNQDILMMLPFVDNLVKLGVPGNLLLDILENSVSQWPNKDGRFSQVSGLKFRFNGDLPPGQRIVPGSVYIQDLDNPMEFKPLKLDRVYTLVTKEFLYTGKDGFDSFTKCELLSNPEDMPPLPTLVRNVFSLAALANGYRKPHNLATARKLKTFLLNPQQTMTGLNKVPSRAAFKSENIHQLTPNSISGRSNESHELILNEENIRRIEEKIVDEPEYCFMIQVEREGRIIREGSAPDPLIESGIERVD, encoded by the coding sequence ATGGCAGATCAAGATCCTCTTTCACCACTTTCAAACACAGAATCAGAATCAGCTCCAAATGAAAGGTTTAGCAATAGGATAGCACATGAAGAAAACAGGAAAAACTTGGAAAAAATGTATACAAATTTTAGTAATATTGTGGGAAAGGGAACTCCAATCCAGAATATGCAAAGATGTATCTCAATAGGTTTAACAGGGGAGACTTTCTATGATTATGATTCTCCATTTGGACCGGAGGATGATATTTGTATACTACATTTTAATGATgtttataatattgaagaagatgTGAATGGCACAGGAGGAGTTGCTAGGTTTGTGGAAGCATTAAAAAGCTTTCGTTCACTAAATCCTCTTTTGCTATTTTCTGGTGATGTTTTTAATCCATCAATTATGTCAGTAACAACAAAAGGTAGGCATATGGTTCCATTTTTAAACATGATGAGAGTGCATACAGCTTGCTTTGGAAATCatgattttgattttggaGTAGATCATCTTGAGTATTTAGCAGGATCCTGTAATTTTCAATGGATTCTTTCCAATGTTTATGATGCTTATACTGGAGAACCATTAGCAAATGCAAGAACATATAGGCTTTTTGAATGGCAAGGAAGAAGAATTGGAATCATGGGTTTGGTAGAAAAGGATTGGCTTAAAACTCTTCCAACGATTTCTGAAGAGGATGTCATTTATAAGGATTTTGTTGAGGAGGCAAATAGAATTTCCAAAATTTTAAGAGAAAAAGATGCAGAACTAATTATTGCTTTAACTCATATGAGAGCACCAAATGATGAACTACTTGCAAAAGGAGCTGATGATATCGATTTAATTTTGGGTGGTCATGATCATGAGTACTATGGAGTGAAGGAAATAGGTAATTCTGTAGTGGCAAAAAGTGGAACGGATTTTCGTGATTTAACAATGATTGTAATTAAACCTGGAAAACATTGCCTAGTATGTCCAAATTCGGATTCAAAGCTACATTTGGAATCGTGTAGATACTCTTCATTTAGCCTGGATCAAccacaaaatatttatgaaGAGAGACTAATtcctaataataaagatggAGGTGATATTTACCTTAGAAGATTTTCAGGAGGATCTATAATGACTTGGAGCTATATTGATATCAGTACATTTAACCCAAATAGGCATGTAACAAAGATGgttaataaatatcttCGTGATCTTGCAACACAAATGGATAAGATTATTGGTGAGTGTGCTGTTAGATTGGAAACTAGATTTTCAGTTATTAGAACTTCTGAAACTAATGCAGGTAACTGGCTTACTGATATTATGAGATCAGCAGCTAAGACTGAAATAGCTTTGATAAACTCAGGGACAATCAGATCAGATTGTGTATTTAATATTGGTCCAGTTAGAAATCAAGATATTCTGATGATGTTGCCTTTTGTAGATAATCTGGTTAAACTTGGAGTTCCTGGTAATTTACTTTTGGACATATTGGAAAATAGTGTCAGCCAGTGGCCAAATAAAGATGGAAGGTTTTCTCAGGTTTCAGGGCTTAAATTCAGATTTAATGGTGATCTCCCTCCTGGACAAAGAATTGTACCTGGTTCAGTTTATATTCAGGATTTGGATAATCCAATGGAATTTAAACCTTTAAAACTTGATAGAGTTTATACTCTTGTAACCAAAGAATTCCTTTATACAGGGAAGGATGGATTTGATAGCTTCACAAAATGCGAACTTTTAAGTAACCCAGAAGATATGCCTCCACTTCCAACCCTTGTAAGAAATGTATTTTCCTTAGCAGCTCTGGCTAATGGATATAGAAAACCTCATAATCTTGCAACTGCTAGAAAACTTAaaacttttcttttgaatccACAACAAACTATGACTGGCCTTAATAAAGTTCCATCGAGAGCAGCCTTCAAGAGTGAAAATATTCACCAACTTACTCCAAATTCTATTTCTGGAAGGTCTAATGAGTCTCATGAATTAATTCTGAACGAGGAGAACATTCGTCGAATTGAAGAGAAGATTGTGGATGAGCCTGAGTATTGCTTTATGATTCAGGTCGAAAGGGAAGGGAGAATTATAAGAGAAGGAAGCGCCCCTGACCCATTAATTGAATCTGGAATTGAAAGAGTTGACTGA